The following proteins are co-located in the Apium graveolens cultivar Ventura chromosome 5, ASM990537v1, whole genome shotgun sequence genome:
- the LOC141661574 gene encoding uncharacterized protein LOC141661574 isoform X1 — MMMESYYALLYKSPLKQAFTERTICCSSTGGSCTLRLGQIKADIKNRFTLPQFLIMKNFEGLNLGKRGIADESGFGFICCWSDFIPSGCEVALGYHQNANASENELIDFVELCIKGLLSNC; from the exons ATGATGATGGAATCTTACTACGCATTGTTGTATAAGTCTCCACTGAAGCAAGCTTTTACAGA AAGGACAATATGTTGTAGCTCAACTGGAGGCAGTTGTACCCTTAGGTTGGGACAAATAAAGGCTGATATCAAGAACAG ATTTACTTTGCCACAATTTTTGATAATGAAGAACTTTGAGGGGTTAAACCTTGGAAAGAGGGGTATA GCTGATGAATCTGGTTTTGGCTTCATATGTTGTTGGTCAGATTTTATTCCCTCAG GATGTGAAGTCGCTTTAGGCTATCACCAAAATGCCAATGCCAGTGAAAAT GAGTTGATAGATTTTGTCGAATTATGCATCAAAGGTTTGCTTTCTAACTGTTAA
- the LOC141661574 gene encoding glycolate oxidase-like isoform X2 gives MMMESYYALLYKSPLKQAFTERTICCSSTGGSCTLRLGQIKADIKNRFTLPQFLIMKNFEGLNLGKRGIADESGFGFICCWSDFIPSGVDRFCRIMHQRFAF, from the exons ATGATGATGGAATCTTACTACGCATTGTTGTATAAGTCTCCACTGAAGCAAGCTTTTACAGA AAGGACAATATGTTGTAGCTCAACTGGAGGCAGTTGTACCCTTAGGTTGGGACAAATAAAGGCTGATATCAAGAACAG ATTTACTTTGCCACAATTTTTGATAATGAAGAACTTTGAGGGGTTAAACCTTGGAAAGAGGGGTATA GCTGATGAATCTGGTTTTGGCTTCATATGTTGTTGGTCAGATTTTATTCCCTCAG GAGTTGATAGATTTTGTCGAATTATGCATCAAAGGTTTGCTTTCTAA